The following proteins are encoded in a genomic region of Leptospira ryugenii:
- a CDS encoding Spy/CpxP family protein refolding chaperone, translated as MSEFQSRTGMFLLTFCTYLQLHADPPPGPPPGPPPGPVDIIFPMHDPEGKEFESLSESLKLTKEQQEKTKALITKREKAIKEKMDRLPNLHEELRLFLESDKVELSNVRSKLQEISNLQLDLRMIQIQGRLDFESLLTASQKENFRSLTKKKLDDWKSKRGQHFDKHGCVEPKK; from the coding sequence ATGAGTGAATTCCAATCCCGAACTGGGATGTTTCTTTTGACATTCTGCACTTACCTTCAATTACATGCAGACCCTCCACCAGGACCGCCACCGGGTCCTCCACCAGGTCCTGTCGATATTATCTTTCCGATGCACGACCCAGAGGGAAAGGAATTCGAATCTTTGAGTGAGAGTTTAAAGTTAACAAAAGAACAACAAGAGAAGACCAAAGCACTCATCACAAAACGAGAAAAAGCCATCAAAGAAAAAATGGACCGCCTTCCCAATCTCCATGAAGAGTTGCGTCTATTTTTAGAATCTGATAAAGTGGAACTTTCGAACGTTCGGTCCAAATTGCAGGAAATTAGCAATTTGCAATTGGACTTACGGATGATCCAAATCCAAGGCAGGTTAGATTTCGAATCTTTATTAACCGCCTCACAAAAAGAAAATTTTCGTAGTCTCACGAAAAAGAAATTGGATGATTGGAAATCCAAACGAGGACAACACTTTGATAAACACGGATGTGTTGAACCTAAAAAATGA
- a CDS encoding 7TM diverse intracellular signaling domain-containing protein, which produces MRTLLSLGMLSLFLTNCAQTPVQKAVKENSFLPSVLSYTDKEIEIGSENSPFPNLNDFNQKTILKNSTSLGFHKNPIWFCIKATNKTNSDTVIFDLGNPQLDDVKIYQADSFIPIKTGGDLIPHSNWEVDSRNISFSIPWKPNEEKTFFVSIRSSSHISITPKFFAKDAFFQKESFENLILGFFYGTIAIMILYNLFIYFILKDTAYILYCGAILFNLLLQIYLNGILNRFFTYHTPEIHNRIGTVFLCGSAIFGWLFADQSLNLKTLNKKTHTTLLLLVAGTIIYFFVSILFFPLNWTVRISNFLAQVFVLSVFLAAIVNYLKGNKKAKLFILGWSVLLLGILLYALMQNGSLPANLVTIYSNQIGSTLEAGILSLALAKKINQLKEEKTLAQAEALSHLEEKVLERTRILDESLFTIKKDLSTAKKIQQTFFSEIRAVDPRIQLKTFYQSMTEVGGDFYDLTQVSPDHYRIFVADATGHGIQAALITMAIKAEYESLKMIYDHPNDLIFHLNQIFINKYKNVHAVFSCAVCDIEFSKGKLLFASAGHPEQLFIRSGETKLLPRTGKIIGMKDHAEYRSLEYYIQEGDRVYLFTDGVFEQFNADREIFGEDRVYEWLSEHQRLDLDKSIESLIQELNFFTKFNTHQDDITIVGCEIGSF; this is translated from the coding sequence ATGCGCACTTTATTATCACTTGGGATGCTATCTCTTTTTTTGACCAATTGTGCGCAGACACCTGTTCAAAAAGCCGTCAAGGAAAATAGTTTTTTACCATCTGTATTGAGTTATACGGATAAAGAGATAGAAATTGGAAGTGAAAACTCACCATTTCCAAATCTCAATGACTTCAATCAAAAAACAATTCTAAAAAACTCGACTAGTTTAGGATTTCATAAAAATCCTATTTGGTTTTGTATCAAAGCAACTAACAAAACAAACTCTGATACTGTGATCTTCGACTTAGGCAATCCACAACTGGATGATGTAAAGATTTACCAGGCCGATAGTTTCATACCGATCAAAACGGGCGGTGATTTGATCCCACATTCCAATTGGGAGGTTGACTCAAGAAATATAAGTTTTTCAATTCCATGGAAGCCAAACGAAGAAAAAACATTCTTTGTATCCATACGTTCTTCTTCTCATATAAGCATAACTCCAAAATTTTTTGCAAAAGATGCATTTTTCCAAAAAGAAAGTTTCGAAAATCTTATTTTAGGATTTTTTTATGGAACGATTGCAATTATGATATTGTACAATCTTTTTATATATTTTATACTAAAAGATACTGCGTACATTCTATACTGTGGCGCTATTCTTTTCAATTTGCTTTTGCAGATTTATTTAAATGGTATTTTAAATCGATTCTTTACCTACCATACTCCAGAAATTCACAATCGTATTGGAACTGTATTTCTTTGTGGTTCTGCTATTTTTGGTTGGTTGTTTGCTGACCAATCACTCAATTTAAAAACACTCAACAAAAAAACCCATACCACTCTCCTGCTTCTTGTTGCAGGCACGATCATTTACTTTTTTGTGAGCATTCTTTTCTTTCCTTTGAATTGGACAGTTCGGATCAGTAACTTTTTGGCCCAGGTATTCGTCCTTAGTGTCTTTCTTGCGGCAATTGTAAATTACCTAAAAGGCAACAAAAAAGCAAAACTTTTCATTTTAGGTTGGTCCGTGTTACTTCTGGGGATCTTGCTTTATGCATTAATGCAAAATGGATCCTTGCCTGCCAATTTAGTTACAATTTACTCCAATCAAATTGGATCCACTTTAGAAGCGGGTATCTTATCATTAGCCCTCGCAAAAAAAATCAACCAATTGAAAGAAGAAAAGACTCTTGCACAAGCAGAAGCATTGAGCCACTTGGAAGAAAAAGTTTTAGAACGAACTCGGATATTGGATGAATCACTCTTTACTATCAAAAAGGATTTATCTACTGCCAAAAAAATCCAACAAACATTCTTTTCAGAGATCAGAGCTGTGGATCCTAGGATTCAACTCAAAACCTTTTATCAATCCATGACCGAGGTGGGTGGAGATTTTTATGATCTAACTCAGGTAAGTCCAGACCACTATCGAATTTTTGTAGCTGATGCAACGGGCCATGGTATACAGGCGGCCTTAATAACCATGGCAATCAAAGCTGAATATGAATCTCTCAAAATGATCTATGACCACCCAAATGATTTAATTTTCCATCTAAACCAAATTTTTATCAATAAATACAAAAACGTCCATGCCGTATTTTCTTGCGCTGTTTGTGATATTGAATTTTCGAAAGGTAAACTATTATTTGCCTCCGCCGGACATCCAGAACAACTATTCATTCGGTCAGGAGAGACAAAACTTCTCCCAAGAACTGGGAAAATCATCGGAATGAAAGACCATGCCGAATACAGGTCATTAGAGTATTATATCCAAGAAGGGGATAGAGTGTACCTATTTACAGATGGAGTATTTGAACAGTTCAATGCTGATCGGGAGATTTTTGGTGAGGACAGAGTGTACGAGTGGTTATCTGAACACCAGCGCTTGGACTTGGACAAGAGCATAGAATCTCTCATCCAAGAGCTAAATTTTTTTACGAAGTTTAATACCCACCAAGATGATATCACAATTGTTGGTTGTGAGATCGGTTCATTTTGA
- a CDS encoding RNA polymerase sigma factor, with protein MNDQELARTIEETKETVLRAIHKNLPADLFALVEDVFQETYLRLYLHFSEKEVILGEGLHKWLYVVARNECRRAWRDNRKAGGLPFTGDLENIESPFTYVGEEINREEKDAIWIRERVNELPEPFRQTTIFRLAGLKVQSIAEKLGVSTGTVKSRLARGREMLAKLINKNKKERELDL; from the coding sequence ATGAACGACCAAGAGTTAGCACGAACGATTGAGGAAACAAAGGAAACAGTCTTACGTGCGATACATAAAAATTTACCTGCAGACTTGTTTGCCTTGGTAGAAGATGTCTTTCAGGAAACATATCTAAGACTCTATTTGCATTTTAGCGAGAAAGAAGTCATCTTGGGAGAAGGTCTTCACAAATGGCTTTATGTAGTTGCTAGAAACGAATGTAGACGAGCTTGGCGGGACAATAGAAAAGCGGGGGGGCTTCCGTTTACGGGGGACTTAGAAAATATTGAGTCCCCGTTTACTTATGTGGGAGAAGAAATCAACCGAGAAGAAAAAGATGCGATTTGGATCCGTGAGCGAGTCAATGAACTTCCTGAACCATTCCGCCAAACAACGATTTTTCGGCTGGCAGGCTTAAAGGTACAATCCATCGCGGAAAAATTGGGAGTTTCTACTGGAACAGTCAAATCACGACTGGCAAGGGGTAGAGAAATGCTTGCCAAACTGATTAACAAAAATAAGAAAGAAAGGGAACTGGATCTATGA